The window CGAGGTTTACATGAGGAGGGGTTGGGCGAGATGTTTGGAGATGGTCAGATGAATTTGGTGAGTCGATTGCAGGAGTTGGAGCGCGAGTTGGAAGCAGAACAGGCGGAGGCGGAGGTCTCGAAGAAGGCGATTCTTTGTTTGATAGATCAGAAATCGAGGTTGGAGAGAGAGGCGAGTGCGTTGAAGAGAGAGAAGCAGCGATTGAGACAGCTTCGCGCGGAGAATCAGGCGTGTTGGTCGCGCATTGTCAGGCGGGTAATACAGAGAATGGGCTTTCCGACTGAGTTTGAGAGTCGAGCGAGAAGTGTCAGAAATTTTTGCAGGAATCATTTGACAGGTTTTTGGTACGAATGTGACATGGGAGAGGCCGAGAGGTCCGTGAGGGCAGAGCTGGAGTTGTTTAAAGAGCTGAGACTCTGGCCCGAGTCGAGCGACATGGACGACATTTTGGTGCGGGTGCTGGAGGAATTGGAGCTGCCGCCGTGCAAAGGACCGGGAGGCGTGGTGGACAAGGTAGCGGAGGTGCTGTGCGAGTTGGCGAGGGCAGAGACGGAGGCAAAATTGAATCGCTGCGAAGGCGAAGAATACGTCCAAGGCGTGGAGGATCGCCCAACTGACGGCAGGGATGAGGACGCTTCGTGTTCTGCTTTGTGCGCCAAATTGGAAGAGAACATCGACGCAGCCCGCAACAGAGAAGAAATATGCACTCTCGTCAAAGAAGCGTGCGACGCGCTCTGGTCGCAGAGAGCGCAGGACTTCGCACCGTGGGTGAGAGTCGACGGAAAAACGCTGGAAGAATGGAAGGCAGATTTGTGTGCATATGGTCGCGGCGGCTAGTCAATAAAAAATTTTTGGTACAACACTTGAAAAAAAGTGTGCGAATTGACTGCGCAAACACGGAGCGACCCTTTGCGCAAGTGCGGCGAATTAGCAGCAACAAAAAACTCCTGGTACAACGTTTGATTTAGTGTACGATAACCAGACTATGCAAACACGGGGCGACCCTTTGCACAAGCGCGGCGGAtagtcaataaaaaaaaattttttggtacaacacttgAAAAAAAGTGTGCGAATTGACTGCGCAAACACGGAGCGACCCTTTGCGCAAGCGCGGCGAATTAACAGCAACAAAAAATTCCTGGTACAACGTTTAATTTAGTGTACGACGAGCTAATTGTGCAAAAATGAGGTGACCCTTTACGCAGAGCCGCCTGATCCGTAGCTGCGCCCAAACATCAGGATTTGCAATTGATCGTATCCTGAAAGTGCGCCTGCGCCAGCGATTGCACGTAGGATGTTAGCAGCTGCGCCGCGGAAGAAGGTGCGCCAGCCTTCCTTTTTGGCAATTTGTACGAACGCGTCTAATGAGGACGAATACTTGACGAGCTGTCCAGACGTCATCATCATTCGTCTGCGGACCGTGTCAATTGGATAGGACGCTAGTCCGGCAGTCGTCGTGACGCACCACGCGAGCATAAAGTTGGAAGTGAAGGAATCCCTGTAATTGCCCGGGAGAAGGGGCTTCACGGAGTCGTACAAACCAAAATATAAGCCTCTATAAACCACAATGCCGACGCAAGAGATGACGAACCCACGATAGAGACCCATAACACCGTCCGACGCCAACGTCTTGACATACACATCAACCAATCCGTTGAATTGACGTTCTCCACCTTTCTTTGCACTCTTGTTGTCATTAGCCAGACGAGTACGTGCATAATCCAAAGAGTACACCACTGTCAATGATGCTGCTCCTGCCATTCCTCCAGACGCCACGTTTCCAAAAAACGCGAGCGCATAGCCGTCTTTCTCTTTCTTGTATCCAAACATGCTCTTAAAGTAATCCTTGAAGGCAAAATTCAGGGCCTGGGTGGGAAAATAACGAAGCACGTTCGCCAAGTTCCCCCTCCATAATGCCAAGACGCCCTCCTCAACAGTCACCCTCTTAAAACAATCTCCAATTCCCTTGTACGGGCGATCGAGGGATCCATTCTTGAtcatttcctccttttttttttgaaaaaaaaattaatattttttttttgcgtCCGGCGCGACAATCCAagagcccctcccctcccccgcaacAGGGCCTGGACCTCGCAGCCTCTGAAATTCTACCCCCGAATCTCCTCAAATCGCGGGCGATAGATGAAAAAATCGAGCCGTGCGACTAAGCCTATACACCCTGTCCGCTTCGGAAACTACGCACTTGGTTCTGAAGATTTAACTTCACACGCTCAATCGGAGCAGCAACTGTCTACGGTCGAAAGTCAGAAAGTAATAATCACGTTAGAATCAGCGCTTTGGTGGACCCTCGCAAGCTTTGATCGGAGATAATTGCATCTCTATCTACCTTTGATATAGCCGCGCTTACACCACCCAGAATGAAATTGGTGAAGAAGTCTACCGCAGACTCGGTTTTTTTGGCATTTTTGGCAGGCTTAGCTTCTTGGGACGACATGTTGATCCTAGGCGTTAATGAAATCTTCCGCACTTTTGCTAgcctaaattttttttattttttttttttattttcaatggctCAGCTCAGAACTGACAAGTTAAACCATTTCCCATTTCGAGAACCATGGTACGAATGGGCGCAGAACCTCATTTCTGATCCTTTTCAGCACGCGCCATCTTGTTTCGCCCCCGTCTCTAATGCCTTCTCCgactcgtagtaactgacgaaaatctGATAGGGTAATTCAAGTGTCAAGGGCATCAAGATGATCGAGTCTGTACGTATCGAGCGAATAAATGCAGATTCTGGGCAATTCGCGTAGTCTGAAAGCAATTCCCTTCTATCTGGTctcgaattaattttttttttttcaacatttgtcCTCGTTGGTCAGATCTATCCCTCCGAGGATGGGAGCAGCGTGTTCGATAAGATGCCTAAACTCAAGGCAAAATTGGACAGGGAATACGCGAAGGGGACAATCAAgttcacggagacagaagaagagccTATTGATGGAGACTTGGACGCAGTCATAGATAGCGCCATAAAAGAAGTCTGGTGTACATACGACCCAAAAGGAACAGGCCTTATGGACAAGAAGGCCGCAGAAAAGTTCTTCAAGGTAGAGTAAGAAatctaaattttattttttcttttttgaattaaCCTTTTTTTCGCAGGATGCATTGCAAGTTTATGCAATTCGCCAGGGCGGAAAAACCGAAAAGGATGCGATTCCAAAAGGAGTCAATTCTAGCGATGCTATGAAACAGAGCATTGCGATTGTATGTACCATATGCGGATTTTGAGGCGCGACACGTTGAATTAATGGATAACTGACTCAATACCCCTTTTAAAAAAGCTGAACAAGAAGGGAACTGGACGCACCAGTCAGCAAGAGTTCGAAGACTTCGTTCGAACTTATGACATCGAAGAAGCACTAGGCCACTTTCTAGGAAAGACCGATGGAGTTGTGATTGATTTTACAAAGGCCGTTTTCATTGATGTTTCTCAATTCCATACGAAACAAGCAGACATCAAACCAGTTTATCGAGATTATCCAGACGACTAACTCTCTCCCCTGTTAATAAAAAACTTTTGTTCCGTTGTTTTTTTTAGCGCGGACATTTTTCAGAATTCGGCATTATTTTCTCTCACTTCGAAGCCGGAGTTGTCCGAGAAATGGTAGGAGTCTTCTTACTTGCGCGACCGCCGAAACATGAATAATAACGCTTTTCGAAGTCATCAAGGCAGCTGAAAAAACCTGAGGCGAGGAAGACCATTCAAGAGCAGTTGAAGGCCATCAAACACGTCTACCAAGTACGCACATATGAGTGACTAGCTTTTTCCGGTGAGCACACAACACTGATCAGTTGTAGACATCTGATTTGCTGCAAGATTTAAGCTCTCTGAGAAAATATGAGTGCGACGGGTATGTAAAAATTTTGGGtttagagaaataattttttttaacaattttttttagcaCAAGTATCGAATTGGAGATATTACCGATCAAGGATGTACCAAAAGACGTTTTAAGATGGATGTTTCGACTACTCAAAGCGAATATGCAGTGTTATTACCAGATGACATGGGGGTGGAGCGattccaagaagatgaaggagatgagGGAGGACAATGCGCTTTATTTGATaggtttgtttttttttgttttttttttaaaaagtacagCTTTTGACAATGAATAGCATATGAGGTGTGCAACAAGGCGCCGGTTGCATTCTGCCATTTCAGGTTTGATTACGAGGAGGGGAAAGAGGAGCCAGTATTATATTTGTATGAA is drawn from Schistocerca gregaria isolate iqSchGreg1 unplaced genomic scaffold, iqSchGreg1.2 ptg000584l, whole genome shotgun sequence and contains these coding sequences:
- the LOC126316452 gene encoding uncharacterized protein LOC126316452 — protein: MSSQEAKPAKNAKKTESAVDFFTNFILGGVSAAISKTVAAPIERVKLNLQNQEEMIKNGSLDRPYKGIGDCFKRVTVEEGVLALWRGNLANVLRYFPTQALNFAFKDYFKSMFGYKKEKDGYALAFFGNVASGGMAGAASLTVVYSLDYARTRLANDNKSAKKGGERQFNGLVDVYVKTLASDGVMGLYRGFVISCVGIVVYRGLYFGLYDSVKPLLPGNYRDSFTSNFMLAWCVTTTAGLASYPIDTVRRRMMMTSGQLVKYSSSLDAFVQIAKKEGWRTFFRGAAANILRAIAGAGALSGYDQLQILMFGRSYGSGGSA
- the LOC126316455 gene encoding uncharacterized protein LOC126316455 translates to MGNSSVKGIKMIESIYPSEDGSSVFDKMPKLKAKLDREYAKGTIKFTETEEEPIDGDLDAVIDSAIKEVWCTYDPKGTGLMDKKAAEKFFKDALQVYAIRQGGKTEKDAIPKGVNSSDAMKQSIAILNKKGTGRTSQQEFEDFVRTYDIEEALGHFLGKTDGVVIDFTKAVFIDVSQFHTKQADIKPVYRDYPDD